In one window of Bradyrhizobium diazoefficiens DNA:
- a CDS encoding phosphonopyruvate decarboxylase translates to MHARADASDTAPNWPDDIFATLQRFDVRQVPYVPDAGHSKLIQRVLDSSTMRGIPLTTEEEGVALLAGAWTGGQRGVLLMQSSGVGNCINMLSLIPILRFPFLTLVTMRGEWGEFNPWQVPMGSTTQGVFELYGVKVLRASNAAEVPAVLEAAAAQAYNALTPTAVLLSQRLIGAKVFTK, encoded by the coding sequence ATGCACGCCCGCGCTGACGCTTCCGACACGGCCCCGAACTGGCCCGACGATATTTTCGCGACATTGCAACGCTTCGACGTCCGGCAGGTGCCTTACGTGCCCGATGCCGGCCATTCGAAGCTGATCCAGCGCGTGCTGGATTCTTCCACGATGCGCGGCATTCCGCTGACGACCGAGGAAGAGGGCGTGGCGCTGCTGGCCGGCGCCTGGACCGGCGGCCAGCGCGGTGTGCTGCTGATGCAATCCAGCGGCGTCGGCAATTGCATCAACATGCTGTCGCTGATTCCGATCCTGCGCTTTCCGTTCCTCACCCTCGTGACCATGCGCGGCGAGTGGGGCGAGTTCAATCCGTGGCAGGTGCCGATGGGCTCGACCACGCAGGGCGTGTTCGAGCTCTACGGCGTCAAGGTGCTGCGCGCCTCGAATGCAGCCGAGGTGCCGGCCGTATTGGAGGCGGCCGCGGCGCAAGCCTACAACGCGCTCACACCCACCGCCGTCCTGCTGTCGCAGCGCCTGATCGGCGCCAAGGTTTTTACCAAATGA
- a CDS encoding cytochrome P450, whose product MNADAKELAANFDLAKLTSEFYDDPYPTYRALRENEPVKRLPSGTMLLTRYDDLVTTYKNTKSFSSDKKREFAPKYGDTPLYEHHTTSLVFNDPPAHTRVRRLIMGALSPRAIAGMEGDLIRLVDGLLDAIAAKGQCELIEDFAASIPIEVIGNLLDVPHDERAPLREWSLAILGALEPVVSTEVAARGNKAVTDFLAYLDTLVTRRRRKPGNPERDVLTRLIQGEDNGERLTEKELLHNCIFLLNAGHETTTNLIGNGLVALDRNPDQKQRLIDNPDMIKTAVEEILRYESSNQLGNRMTTEPVELGGVTLEAGTSITLCIGAANRDPAQFPDPERFDVARTPNRHLAFATGAHQCAGMALARLEGAIAISRFLARFPDYAVSGEPVRGGRVRFRGFLSVPCSIG is encoded by the coding sequence ATGAACGCAGATGCGAAAGAATTGGCGGCCAATTTCGACCTGGCGAAGCTGACGAGCGAATTCTACGACGACCCCTACCCGACTTATCGTGCACTGCGGGAGAACGAACCGGTCAAGCGCCTGCCGAGCGGCACAATGTTGCTGACCCGCTACGACGACCTCGTCACCACCTACAAGAACACCAAATCCTTCAGCTCGGACAAGAAACGCGAGTTCGCGCCGAAATACGGCGATACCCCGCTCTACGAGCACCACACCACCAGCCTCGTATTCAACGATCCGCCGGCGCACACCCGCGTGCGGCGCCTGATCATGGGCGCGCTGTCGCCGCGCGCGATCGCTGGGATGGAGGGCGACCTGATCAGGCTGGTCGATGGCCTGCTCGACGCCATCGCCGCCAAGGGACAGTGCGAGCTGATCGAGGACTTCGCGGCCTCCATCCCCATCGAGGTGATCGGCAATCTGCTCGACGTGCCCCATGACGAACGCGCGCCATTGCGCGAGTGGTCGCTGGCGATCCTTGGCGCGCTCGAGCCGGTCGTATCGACCGAAGTCGCCGCGCGCGGCAACAAGGCGGTGACGGATTTCCTTGCCTATCTCGATACGCTGGTAACCCGCCGGCGCCGAAAGCCCGGCAATCCCGAACGGGACGTGCTGACGCGCCTGATCCAGGGCGAAGACAACGGCGAACGCCTGACCGAAAAGGAGCTGCTGCACAATTGCATCTTCCTGCTCAATGCCGGCCACGAGACCACCACCAATCTGATCGGCAACGGCCTCGTCGCGCTCGACCGAAACCCGGACCAGAAGCAGCGGCTGATCGACAATCCAGACATGATCAAGACCGCCGTCGAAGAGATCCTTCGCTACGAAAGCTCGAACCAGCTCGGCAACCGCATGACGACGGAGCCCGTCGAGCTTGGTGGCGTCACACTCGAAGCGGGCACGTCGATCACGCTGTGTATCGGTGCGGCCAATCGCGATCCCGCGCAATTTCCCGACCCCGAACGCTTCGACGTCGCGCGTACGCCGAACCGGCATCTCGCCTTCGCCACTGGCGCACATCAATGCGCCGGCATGGCGCTGGCACGGCTCGAAGGCGCGATTGCGATCTCGCGCTTCCTGGCCCGCTTCCCGGACTATGCCGTGAGTGGCGAACCAGTGCGCGGCGGCCGCGTCCGGTTCCGCGGCTTCCTGAGCGTGCCCTGCTCGATCGGCTGA
- a CDS encoding potassium channel family protein, translated as MNIDQLRERWADPALTVLTGLLMIMMFVVSPLQALGLFAFQVSELVLALLLVCGIFVISGSPIAVVAMLVALGMIVTGAILRIRSPSILDLNLFAGSWFIVGTTMAWAVARQTFAPGRVTYHRVIGAVLLYLTVAVIFAALYTFIGSLDPDAFVSMKVEDSPRLASEVIYFSFATMTTTGYGDVAPLHPVARSLCNMEAIFGQLFPATLLARLVTLEIEHRDQDS; from the coding sequence ATGAACATTGATCAATTGCGCGAACGCTGGGCCGATCCTGCCCTGACGGTGCTGACAGGGCTGCTGATGATCATGATGTTCGTAGTCTCGCCGTTGCAGGCGCTTGGGCTTTTTGCATTCCAGGTTTCCGAGCTCGTGCTGGCGCTGCTGCTGGTCTGCGGCATCTTCGTGATTTCCGGCAGCCCCATCGCGGTCGTCGCGATGCTGGTTGCGCTCGGCATGATCGTGACCGGCGCGATCCTGCGGATCAGATCGCCGTCGATCCTCGACCTCAATCTGTTCGCGGGCTCGTGGTTCATCGTGGGAACGACGATGGCCTGGGCGGTGGCGCGCCAGACCTTCGCGCCGGGACGCGTAACCTATCACCGCGTCATCGGCGCGGTGCTGCTGTATCTGACGGTCGCCGTGATCTTCGCGGCACTCTACACCTTCATCGGCTCGCTGGATCCGGACGCCTTCGTCAGCATGAAGGTGGAAGACAGTCCCAGGCTCGCCAGCGAGGTCATCTATTTCAGCTTCGCAACCATGACCACGACCGGATATGGCGACGTCGCGCCGCTGCACCCCGTTGCGCGCAGCTTGTGCAACATGGAAGCCATTTTCGGTCAGCTCTTTCCGGCGACGCTGCTGGCGCGACTGGTCACGCTCGAAATCGAACACCGCGATCAGGATTCGTGA